The Glycine soja cultivar W05 chromosome 8, ASM419377v2, whole genome shotgun sequence genome has a window encoding:
- the LOC114422455 gene encoding protein SULFUR DEFICIENCY-INDUCED 1-like, with protein sequence MKLVEKNPEAAIVLFRKAINSGDKVNSALKDMAVVMKQLDRSEEAIEAIRSFRSLCSKQSQESLDNVLIDLYKKCGKIDEQIEMLKRKLKLIYQGEAFNGKLSKTARSHGKKFQVSMKQETSRLLGNLGWAYMQKMNYMMAEVVYRKVQMIDPDCNKACNLGLCLIRQARYEEAQLILDDVLKGNLPGSDDSKSRKRAQDLLTELRSMLPPPHFSDLLGLDDEFIKGLEQLMNEWGPIRSKRLPIFEEISSFRDQLAC encoded by the exons ATGAAGCTGGTAGAAAAGAACCCAGAAGCTGCAATTGTATTGTTTCGGAAAGCAATAAATTCTGGGGATAAAGTGAACAGTGCTCTAAAGGATATGGCAGTAGTGATGAAGCAATTGGACAGATCTGAAGAAGCTATTGAAGCCATTCGTTCATTTAGAAGCCTTTGCTCCAAACAATCCCAAGAGTCCCTTGATAATGTACTAATAGATCTTTACAAG AAATGTGGAAAAATAGATGAGCAAATAGAAATGCTGAAGCGAAAGTTGAAGTTGATATACCAGGGTGAGGCTTTCAATGGGAAACTCTCTAAGACAGCAAGGTCTCATGGCAAGAAGTTCCAAGTTTCTATGAAACAAGAAACTTCAAGATTACTG GGAAACCTGGGCTGGGCCTACATGCAAAAGATGAACTACATGATGGCAGAAGTGGTGTATCGGAAAGTCCAAATGATTGATCCAGATTGTAACAAGGCCTGTAACTTGGGCCTATGCCTCATCAGACAAGCCAGATATGAAGAGGCACAATTGATCCTGGATGATGTATTAAAAGGAAATCTTCCAGGCTCAGATGATAGCAAGTCAAGGAAACGGGCCCAAGATCTCCTAACAGAATTGAGATCCATGCTACCTCCACCACATTTCTCAGATCTTTTGGGCCTGGATGATGAGTTCATCAAAGGCCTGGAACAATTGATGAATGAATGGGGGCCTATTAGATCAAAGAGACTTCCAATTTTTGAGGAGATTTCTTCATTTAGAGACCAATTAGCATGTTAA
- the LOC114424172 gene encoding protein SULFUR DEFICIENCY-INDUCED 1-like: MEGISVCKKSSKLGKKDDLYHVIHKVPYGDSPYVKAKHAQLVDKDPEAAIVLFWKAINCGDKVDSALKDMAVVMKQLDRSEEAIEAIKSFRGLCSKHSQESLDNVLLDLYKKCGKIEEQIELLKRKLRLIYQGEAFNGRTTRTARSHGKKFQVSIKQETARLLGNLGWAYMQKENYMMAEVVFKKAQMVDADANKACNLGLCLMRQSRYKEAYYILEEVLMGIIPGSDEIKSRKRAEELLEELNANLPQPEFMDALGLDDDFVKGIDDLLDAWNTNNRPRRLPIFEEISSFRDQLAC; the protein is encoded by the exons ATGGAAGGGATTAGTGTGTGCAAGAAGAGTTCAAAATTAGGAAAGAAAGATGACCTCTATCATGTTATTCATAAGGTGCCTTATGGAGATAGCCCTTATGTCAAAGCCAAGCATGCTCAG TTGGTTGATAAGGACCCAGAAGCAGCAATAGTGTTGTTTTGGAAGGCAATAAATTGTGGGGATAAAGTGGACAGTGCCCTGAAGGACATGGCTGTTGTGATGAAGCAATTAGATAGATCTGAAGAAGCAATTGAAGCCATCAAATCTTTTAGAGGCCTTTGTTCCAAACACTCACAAGAGTCACTTGATAATGTTCTTCTTGACCTTTACAAG AAATGTGGAAAAATAGAGGAGCAAATTGAATTGTTAAAGAGAAAGCTAAGACTAATCTACCAAGGAGAGGCCTTTAATGGAAGAACCACGAGAACTGCTCGCTCTCATGGCAAAAAGTTCCAAGTCTCCATCAAACAAGAAACTGCAAGATTATTG GGAAACTTGGGCTGGGCCTACATGCAAAAGGAAAACTACATGATGGCTGAGGTTGTGTTCAAGAAAGCACAAATGGTAGATGCAGATGCCAACAAGGCTTGCAACTTGGGCTTATGCCTCATGAGACAATCTCGTTATAAGGAAGCCTATTACattcttgaagaagttttaATGGGAATAATTCCAGGGTCTGATGAAAtcaaatcaagaaaaagagCTGAGGAATTGCTTGAAGAATTGAATGCTAATCTGCCCCAACCTGAGTTTATGGATGCTTTGGGCCTTGATGATGACTTTGTGAAAGGGATTGATGACTTGCTAGATGCATGGAACACAAATAATAGACCAAGAAGGCTTCCAATCTTTGAGGAAATCTCTTCCTTCAGAGATCAATTGGCATGTTAA